Proteins encoded by one window of Kribbella flavida DSM 17836:
- a CDS encoding SDR family NAD(P)-dependent oxidoreductase, which yields MAYAVVTGASSGIGAAVARHLVRRGMQVLGVARRRDALTALGDGVEPVVADLRTDEGIAAVASAAAGRDVHAVVHAAGMDDVRSLAATGRAELEAVWALNVTAPVLLTGMLLPVLADGAGVVFVGSTSALRGIDRHAGYGASKAALGGLTVNLAAELAPRVRVNTVTPGGTRTPMTEEYLAAYRQGVGAEHVRRQLSLEQGRLLLGGLADPADVATTIAHVALDARAMTGSTVIVDGGFTAR from the coding sequence ATGGCATACGCGGTGGTTACGGGGGCGAGCAGCGGGATCGGGGCGGCGGTCGCGCGGCACCTCGTGCGGCGGGGCATGCAGGTGCTCGGTGTCGCCCGGCGACGGGACGCGCTCACGGCGCTCGGTGACGGGGTTGAGCCAGTCGTCGCCGACCTGAGGACCGACGAGGGCATCGCTGCGGTGGCCTCGGCGGCCGCTGGACGCGACGTACACGCCGTCGTGCACGCCGCCGGGATGGACGATGTGCGCAGCCTGGCGGCGACCGGCCGGGCCGAGCTCGAGGCGGTGTGGGCGCTCAACGTCACTGCGCCGGTCCTGCTGACGGGCATGCTGCTGCCTGTGCTGGCCGACGGTGCCGGTGTCGTGTTCGTCGGCAGCACCTCGGCCCTGCGCGGGATCGACCGGCATGCGGGGTACGGCGCCAGCAAAGCCGCGCTGGGTGGGCTTACCGTGAATTTGGCCGCCGAACTGGCACCGCGCGTTCGGGTGAACACGGTGACCCCGGGCGGCACCCGGACGCCCATGACTGAGGAGTACCTCGCGGCCTACCGGCAAGGGGTCGGCGCCGAGCATGTCCGCCGGCAATTGTCGCTGGAGCAGGGCCGGTTGCTGCTCGGCGGGCTCGCCGATCCCGCCGACGTGGCGACCACGATCGCGCACGTCGCGCTGGATGCCCGGGCGATGACCGGTAGCACCGTCATAGTCGACGGCGGTTTCACCGCGCGGTGA
- a CDS encoding MarR family winged helix-turn-helix transcriptional regulator: MSFLVRQAWLSLRAAVADALAAHDLSVAQYATLLVLDEQPRASIAEIARAVASSRQAANELVAGMERAGLVERHAHPQDRRTQEVHLTATGRQRLLEARPAVHEREHALESHIDPADRASARAWLTAMSRAQQA; encoded by the coding sequence GTGAGCTTCTTGGTACGGCAGGCGTGGCTGTCTCTGCGCGCCGCCGTGGCCGACGCCCTTGCCGCCCACGACTTGTCGGTCGCCCAGTACGCCACACTGCTCGTGCTCGACGAGCAGCCCCGGGCCTCCATCGCCGAGATCGCCCGCGCGGTCGCCAGCTCGCGGCAGGCCGCCAACGAGCTGGTCGCGGGGATGGAGCGGGCTGGATTAGTGGAGCGACACGCCCACCCGCAGGACCGGCGCACCCAGGAGGTACACCTCACCGCCACCGGAAGGCAGCGTCTCCTGGAAGCCCGCCCCGCCGTGCACGAGCGGGAGCACGCCCTGGAGAGCCATATCGATCCGGCCGACCGCGCATCGGCTCGGGCGTGGCTCACTGCTATGAGCCGAGCGCAGCAGGCGTAA
- a CDS encoding LacI family DNA-binding transcriptional regulator: protein MADRVTQADVAKAAGTSMAVVSYVVNGGPRPVATATRQRVLDAIQRTGYRPDGIARALVGGSTLTLGLVVPDIANEFFAELAGAVEQTARAAGRTVLLASSEGNTDSELALLETLLQRRIDGVVIISQAPELADELLEQGNTRRVFLGAAPEHGSSIGVDNTGGAFAATQHLLEHGYERIALIGGPAGDSVAEDRLIGWQQAMGDREAHFVHQPFTVDGGYVGALELLGSATPPQAVFAASDRQAIGLLRAAADEGLSVPDDLAVVTFDGSAASAYAVPSLTTIQQPITEMAELAVRQLLDLHADPIRAVLDVALVVRRSCGCSSARP, encoded by the coding sequence GTGGCTGATCGAGTAACTCAGGCTGACGTGGCGAAGGCAGCCGGCACGTCGATGGCGGTCGTCAGCTACGTCGTCAACGGCGGCCCGCGGCCAGTCGCGACGGCGACTCGGCAGCGTGTTCTCGATGCCATCCAGCGCACCGGGTACCGTCCGGACGGCATCGCCCGGGCGCTGGTCGGTGGATCCACGCTCACCCTCGGTCTCGTCGTACCGGACATTGCCAACGAGTTCTTCGCCGAGTTGGCCGGAGCAGTCGAACAAACGGCCCGGGCCGCCGGACGGACTGTGTTGCTGGCCAGCTCAGAAGGGAACACCGACTCCGAGCTCGCCCTGCTCGAGACGCTGCTGCAGCGCCGGATCGACGGAGTGGTCATCATTTCGCAGGCTCCAGAGCTCGCTGACGAACTCCTGGAGCAGGGCAACACTCGCCGGGTGTTCCTCGGCGCCGCGCCGGAGCACGGATCCTCCATCGGCGTCGACAACACCGGCGGTGCCTTCGCGGCGACACAGCACCTCCTCGAGCACGGCTACGAGCGGATCGCCCTGATCGGCGGACCAGCCGGCGACTCGGTGGCCGAGGACCGGTTGATCGGCTGGCAGCAGGCGATGGGGGACCGCGAGGCGCATTTCGTCCATCAGCCGTTCACCGTCGACGGCGGGTACGTCGGTGCACTCGAACTGCTCGGCTCCGCAACCCCGCCGCAGGCTGTGTTCGCCGCCTCGGACCGGCAAGCAATCGGCCTGCTCCGCGCGGCCGCCGACGAAGGCCTGTCCGTGCCCGATGACCTGGCCGTCGTCACCTTCGACGGTTCGGCCGCCTCGGCCTACGCCGTTCCGTCGCTGACCACGATCCAGCAACCGATCACCGAGATGGCCGAGCTCGCCGTACGGCAACTGCTGGATCTTCACGCCGATCCCATCCGCGCAGTACTCGACGTGGCGCTGGTCGTCCGCCGGTCCTGCGGCTGCTCATCCGCCCGCCCCTGA
- a CDS encoding nucleoside hydrolase, with the protein MATSVTLDTDIGTDVDDVLALATIFGSPELDLAAITTVYGDTLLRARMAARVTSVAGREPGPIVPGRAGPRSGREVWWPGHEGALLPELDLEKVTDADPIHLLATSPTVVAIGPLTNVAEAVELPGCTVEQLYLMGGDFSGSRTEHNVRCDIDAAAAVFATELPATVIGLEQTLRLQLGGAVVTEIGRAGPLGRLLAAEMRQFWKFTEQDSNVPHDPAAVLMVTDPELFTFVTGRIDVDPTGLTRFTPAATGPHRIVTDLDPRRVARRIVDRILTACEGELS; encoded by the coding sequence ATGGCAACCTCTGTGACGCTCGACACCGACATCGGCACGGACGTGGACGATGTGCTCGCCCTGGCCACGATCTTCGGTTCACCCGAGCTCGACCTCGCCGCGATCACCACCGTGTACGGCGACACGCTGCTGCGGGCGAGGATGGCCGCCCGGGTCACCAGCGTCGCCGGACGTGAGCCGGGACCGATCGTGCCGGGCCGCGCCGGACCGCGGTCGGGGCGGGAGGTCTGGTGGCCGGGACACGAGGGCGCGCTGCTGCCGGAGCTGGACCTGGAAAAGGTGACCGACGCCGACCCGATCCACCTGCTCGCCACATCGCCGACGGTCGTCGCGATCGGTCCACTGACCAACGTCGCCGAGGCGGTCGAACTGCCAGGGTGCACTGTTGAACAGCTCTACCTGATGGGCGGCGACTTCTCGGGCAGCAGGACCGAGCACAACGTCAGGTGCGACATCGACGCGGCCGCCGCCGTCTTCGCCACGGAGCTCCCGGCCACCGTGATCGGTCTCGAACAGACCCTGCGGCTTCAGCTCGGGGGCGCCGTCGTCACCGAGATCGGCCGGGCCGGACCGCTCGGCCGACTGCTCGCCGCGGAGATGCGGCAGTTCTGGAAATTCACCGAGCAGGATTCCAACGTGCCACACGACCCCGCCGCGGTCTTGATGGTCACCGATCCGGAGCTGTTCACCTTCGTCACCGGCCGGATCGACGTCGATCCGACTGGACTCACCCGGTTCACACCCGCCGCAACGGGGCCGCACCGGATCGTTACCGATCTCGACCCCCGACGAGTCGCCCGGCGCATCGTTGACCGGATCCTCACCGCCTGTGAAGGAGAGCTGTCGTGA
- a CDS encoding sugar ABC transporter substrate-binding protein codes for MKVPWLVVPAALVLAGCQSGPATTSAPQDQSDRPVVITFANADPAATWQPVIDHCQKQHPGLKVKQLNIPYPQLTSTITQRLTQGNADLDVFNIVPAWVKDYTNRGFLADLSELKDKAIANAVSEDMVTANEVDSKLFALSPWTTSQFLYYNADVLRKAGVAPPSADPAERWTWQQLRDAAAKLKGKVQYPLMFDQFDSYYQLQPLGVSAGGGNGLAGDAQDKPDFGNAGWQQAMTFYSGLFEDGLSPRGITNDKTNAIFAGGKAGFIVSGPWTVSNAVKGKLPFGVAAAPVFEGGKPATSTDSWAMAVSAKSAKQAAAKTFVDCVNLSEAGNTASIKVAQITPTHKDAYKAFAAQLESSGGTATEGLAELMEFELRTTAVHRPPVTGYTVFEAEAEKMFSDIRNGADPAARTKKADEIIAQQFERLG; via the coding sequence GTGAAAGTCCCCTGGCTAGTAGTACCCGCCGCCCTTGTCCTGGCCGGCTGCCAGTCCGGTCCGGCGACCACAAGCGCGCCGCAGGACCAGTCCGACCGACCGGTCGTCATCACGTTCGCGAACGCCGACCCGGCCGCAACCTGGCAGCCGGTCATCGATCATTGCCAGAAGCAACACCCTGGCCTGAAGGTGAAGCAGCTGAACATTCCCTATCCACAGCTCACCAGCACGATCACCCAACGGCTGACCCAGGGCAATGCCGACCTGGACGTCTTCAACATCGTCCCGGCCTGGGTCAAGGACTACACGAACCGCGGTTTCCTGGCCGATCTGTCGGAGCTGAAAGACAAGGCGATCGCGAACGCGGTCAGCGAGGACATGGTCACCGCCAACGAGGTCGACAGCAAGCTCTTCGCACTGTCGCCCTGGACGACGTCTCAGTTCCTCTACTACAACGCGGACGTCCTGCGGAAGGCGGGGGTCGCGCCACCGTCAGCCGATCCGGCCGAGCGGTGGACCTGGCAGCAGCTCCGGGACGCGGCCGCGAAACTCAAGGGCAAGGTCCAGTATCCGCTGATGTTCGATCAGTTCGACAGCTACTACCAGTTGCAGCCGCTCGGCGTGTCGGCCGGCGGCGGCAACGGGCTCGCCGGTGATGCGCAGGACAAGCCGGACTTCGGCAACGCGGGCTGGCAGCAGGCGATGACCTTCTACTCCGGGCTGTTCGAAGACGGGCTCTCGCCGCGCGGTATCACCAACGACAAGACCAACGCGATCTTTGCCGGTGGCAAGGCAGGCTTCATCGTTTCGGGTCCGTGGACCGTGTCGAACGCGGTCAAGGGCAAGCTTCCGTTCGGCGTCGCCGCGGCCCCGGTCTTCGAGGGTGGCAAGCCGGCCACCTCCACCGACTCCTGGGCCATGGCAGTCAGCGCCAAGTCGGCCAAGCAGGCCGCGGCCAAGACGTTCGTCGACTGCGTCAACCTGAGCGAGGCCGGCAACACCGCCTCGATCAAGGTCGCCCAGATCACGCCCACGCACAAGGACGCCTACAAAGCCTTCGCCGCCCAGCTGGAGAGTTCGGGGGGAACCGCGACCGAAGGGCTGGCCGAGCTGATGGAGTTCGAGCTGCGGACGACCGCCGTGCATCGGCCGCCGGTGACCGGCTACACCGTGTTCGAGGCCGAGGCGGAAAAGATGTTCTCCGACATCCGCAACGGCGCCGACCCGGCCGCCCGCACGAAGAAGGCCGACGAGATCATCGCCCAGCAGTTCGAGCGACTGGGCTGA
- a CDS encoding carbohydrate ABC transporter permease, with amino-acid sequence MAAVTEPRLVQAATLPRRWSPRRRRDARLAAVLLAPAVLVMVMLRVVPAVSALSESFRHLSLRTGVKDFVGFDNYLYLFGSSQFHSVLTTTLLFNLVINPVIVVLSTALALLLAQRLPLAGLWRSLIFVPAAVPGSVVALIWSTAMQPDGLLNSALRLVGLPPQPFLTSSSQALGSIGVMLAWGAIGYWMLFVIAGLKDIPVALYEAAMIDGAGWWQRLVSITLPLLRRPMAFVLVACTVGSFLAFAPVQILTKGGPDNSTTLLMYDVYTNAYQVGDLGVAQAEVVVLMALLAVIVAFQFRMMREER; translated from the coding sequence ATGGCCGCTGTGACCGAACCCCGCCTGGTGCAGGCCGCCACGTTACCTCGCCGGTGGTCGCCGCGGCGCCGGCGGGACGCCCGGCTCGCCGCCGTTCTGCTGGCCCCCGCCGTGCTGGTCATGGTCATGCTGCGCGTCGTTCCCGCGGTCTCGGCACTCTCGGAGAGCTTCCGGCACCTGTCCTTGCGTACGGGCGTGAAGGACTTTGTCGGCTTCGACAACTACCTGTACCTGTTCGGCTCATCGCAGTTCCACTCCGTGCTGACCACCACTTTGCTGTTCAACCTGGTGATCAATCCGGTCATCGTCGTGCTGTCGACGGCGCTGGCGCTGCTCCTTGCCCAACGGCTCCCGCTGGCCGGCTTGTGGCGGTCGCTGATTTTCGTGCCGGCCGCCGTGCCCGGGTCGGTCGTCGCACTGATCTGGAGCACGGCGATGCAGCCCGACGGACTGCTCAACTCGGCACTCAGGCTGGTCGGCCTGCCGCCGCAGCCCTTCCTCACCTCGTCGAGTCAGGCGCTCGGCTCGATCGGCGTGATGCTCGCCTGGGGCGCGATCGGGTACTGGATGCTGTTCGTCATCGCCGGGCTGAAGGACATCCCGGTGGCCTTGTACGAGGCCGCGATGATCGACGGGGCGGGCTGGTGGCAACGCCTCGTGTCGATCACCCTTCCGCTGCTGCGGCGGCCGATGGCCTTCGTCCTGGTCGCCTGCACGGTCGGTAGCTTTCTCGCCTTCGCCCCGGTGCAGATCCTCACCAAGGGTGGGCCCGACAATTCGACCACCCTGCTGATGTACGACGTCTACACCAACGCCTACCAGGTCGGCGACCTCGGCGTCGCCCAAGCCGAGGTGGTCGTTCTGATGGCATTGCTGGCCGTCATCGTCGCGTTCCAGTTCCGGATGATGCGCGAGGAGCGCTGA
- a CDS encoding carbohydrate ABC transporter permease, which translates to MRPSVLSRVSSLAAALVAAGLIFLPLWWVFASSLRPGNTFVEYLTPLSWTAFLPLGGSFTNYSVLLSGDFARALLNSFFVAGATVVLGLVIAVLAAYALAVLDFPGRGLVFAFVILVSMVPFDAIAIPLSGLFSTWRLSDTYAGLILPALANGFSIFVLRQFFLGVPRELLDAAEVDGLGRLGILIRIVLPLSKPALIGAALMLFLSQWQAYLWPLLIGTSPAKQLAPIALANLSSLYQVDLGQILAGSFVLSVVPMILLLFFQRQYTDSLSTTGLRG; encoded by the coding sequence ATGCGACCGTCGGTGTTGTCCAGGGTCAGCTCGCTGGCGGCCGCTCTGGTCGCCGCCGGCCTCATCTTCCTCCCGCTCTGGTGGGTTTTCGCTTCGTCGCTGCGACCGGGCAACACGTTCGTGGAGTACCTCACTCCGCTGTCCTGGACGGCTTTCCTCCCGCTCGGCGGCTCGTTCACCAACTACAGCGTGCTGCTGTCCGGTGACTTCGCGCGGGCGCTGCTGAACAGCTTCTTCGTTGCCGGCGCCACCGTCGTCCTCGGACTCGTCATCGCGGTGCTGGCGGCGTACGCGCTGGCGGTACTCGACTTCCCTGGCCGGGGCCTGGTCTTCGCTTTCGTCATCCTGGTGTCGATGGTGCCCTTCGACGCGATCGCGATCCCGCTGTCCGGGCTGTTCAGCACGTGGCGGCTGAGCGACACCTACGCCGGCCTGATCCTTCCCGCGCTGGCGAACGGCTTCTCCATCTTCGTGCTGCGGCAGTTCTTTCTCGGCGTACCGAGGGAACTGCTGGACGCCGCCGAGGTGGACGGGCTGGGCCGGCTCGGAATCCTGATCCGGATCGTCCTGCCACTGTCGAAGCCTGCCCTGATCGGAGCCGCACTGATGCTGTTCCTGTCCCAGTGGCAGGCGTATCTCTGGCCGCTGCTGATCGGCACTTCGCCGGCCAAACAGCTGGCGCCGATCGCACTGGCGAACCTCAGCAGCCTCTACCAGGTCGACCTCGGACAGATCCTGGCCGGGTCTTTCGTCCTCAGTGTCGTACCGATGATCCTGCTGCTCTTCTTCCAGCGTCAGTACACCGACTCCCTGTCCACCACTGGTTTGCGAGGTTGA
- a CDS encoding alpha/beta hydrolase — protein MPKRALLALGLAVLSSFTVSTFSASAAPLSTDIPSKTRPTPAGGVASVPVPVLNWAPCDTSGDGYQCTTAQVPLDYSQPQGAKVTLSLIRKPATVPSQRIGSLFTNPGGPGLAASLMVRDLGENAPVELRERYDIVGFDPRAVGGSTPKVSCVSLPEYAEQWAATPGRLSSGGFERAVTFGKRFSDGCVANNAALLPHLGTENTARDMDLLRAAVGDEQLNFFGFSYGTYLGTVYANLFPQRTRVLALDGAVGPDSFVNRPYDNNHRQYVAAEASLNRFFAWCTKSPADCSFGDGRPADAFRRLQASLDVTPVRDANGKVVARGGLFTFWVSLELGYGQSNWSWLATELQKAATTRSGALVSPMSDAYTRYMNLNTAIECADRRFPQDVNLLRGKLAAAIQAAPLLGPALAHGPANYDQGHAQACAQWPAERKSSYAGPWNAPGAATALVIGTTHDPDVPFQDAVELTNALDNARLLTFEGTTHTTWHYSECTRSIITRYLIDGTLPPHHTVCADEPMPTR, from the coding sequence ATGCCCAAACGCGCTCTTCTGGCCCTTGGCCTGGCCGTTCTGTCTTCTTTCACCGTCTCCACCTTCAGCGCGAGCGCCGCTCCGCTGAGTACGGACATTCCTTCCAAGACCCGGCCCACGCCAGCCGGTGGGGTCGCGTCCGTCCCCGTACCGGTACTGAACTGGGCGCCGTGCGACACCAGCGGAGACGGTTACCAGTGCACGACCGCGCAGGTCCCGCTGGACTACAGCCAGCCGCAGGGGGCGAAGGTCACCCTGTCGCTGATCCGCAAGCCGGCGACTGTTCCGTCGCAGCGGATCGGCTCGCTGTTCACCAACCCTGGGGGTCCTGGCCTGGCGGCGTCCCTGATGGTGCGTGACCTCGGCGAGAACGCGCCGGTCGAACTGCGTGAGCGGTACGACATCGTCGGGTTCGACCCGCGTGCGGTCGGTGGCAGCACGCCGAAGGTCAGCTGTGTCTCGCTGCCGGAGTATGCGGAGCAGTGGGCTGCCACACCGGGTCGGCTGTCGTCGGGCGGCTTTGAGCGTGCGGTGACGTTCGGCAAGCGGTTCAGCGACGGGTGTGTCGCCAACAACGCAGCGCTGCTTCCGCACCTGGGCACCGAGAACACTGCCCGCGACATGGACCTGCTGCGCGCCGCGGTCGGCGACGAGCAGCTGAACTTCTTCGGTTTCTCCTACGGGACCTACCTCGGCACCGTGTACGCGAACCTGTTCCCGCAGCGCACCAGAGTGCTGGCGCTGGACGGGGCGGTCGGCCCGGACTCGTTCGTCAACCGGCCGTACGACAACAACCACCGGCAGTACGTCGCCGCGGAGGCATCGCTCAACCGGTTCTTCGCCTGGTGCACCAAGTCCCCGGCCGACTGCTCGTTCGGCGACGGCCGGCCGGCGGACGCTTTTCGCCGCCTGCAAGCGAGCCTGGACGTCACTCCGGTCCGCGACGCCAACGGCAAGGTCGTGGCCAGAGGTGGTCTCTTCACCTTCTGGGTCTCCCTGGAACTCGGGTACGGACAGTCCAACTGGTCCTGGCTCGCAACTGAACTGCAGAAGGCGGCCACCACCCGCAGCGGCGCCCTCGTCAGCCCGATGAGCGACGCTTACACCAGGTACATGAACCTCAACACCGCGATCGAATGCGCCGACCGCCGGTTCCCCCAGGACGTGAACCTGCTCCGCGGCAAGCTGGCTGCCGCGATCCAGGCAGCACCGCTGCTCGGCCCGGCCCTCGCCCACGGTCCGGCCAACTACGACCAGGGGCACGCACAGGCCTGTGCCCAGTGGCCGGCCGAGCGCAAGTCGAGCTACGCCGGCCCGTGGAACGCGCCGGGCGCCGCGACCGCTTTGGTCATCGGCACGACCCATGATCCCGACGTGCCGTTCCAGGACGCGGTGGAACTCACCAACGCCCTGGACAACGCCCGCCTGCTCACCTTCGAGGGCACGACCCACACAACCTGGCACTACAGCGAATGCACCCGATCCATCATCACCAGATACCTGATCGACGGCACTCTTCCGCCCCATCACACGGTCTGCGCCGACGAGCCGATGCCCACGCGCTGA
- a CDS encoding LysE family translocator — protein sequence MIVDPQLLVAFVVTTAVAMVVPGPDMLFVLGCGIRGGARAGLLATCGVATSEAIHVALAAAGLTALFAAVPTAFNVVRVIGAAYLIYLGVQAIRGRGKLEMSEASDEVAGLGGRQAYLRGCLTNLLNPKMVTFTIALLPQFVSPQLGQIWLQFVVLGAILVAFEFLVDGSVGLLAGRIGGLLRRRRAVRRGLDVTAGAIFIGLGVRLAVEK from the coding sequence ATGATCGTCGATCCGCAGTTGCTGGTGGCATTTGTAGTGACTACTGCCGTAGCGATGGTGGTGCCGGGCCCCGACATGTTGTTCGTACTGGGGTGTGGCATTCGTGGCGGTGCGAGGGCAGGACTGCTAGCGACCTGCGGGGTTGCAACCAGTGAGGCGATTCATGTCGCGCTGGCGGCTGCGGGACTGACTGCGTTGTTCGCTGCAGTGCCGACGGCCTTCAACGTGGTGCGGGTGATTGGAGCCGCCTATCTGATCTATCTGGGTGTGCAAGCGATCCGCGGTCGCGGCAAGCTCGAGATGAGCGAGGCGTCCGACGAGGTGGCGGGACTGGGCGGCCGCCAGGCGTATCTGCGAGGTTGCCTGACGAACTTGCTGAATCCGAAGATGGTGACCTTCACGATCGCTTTGCTACCGCAGTTTGTCAGCCCCCAGCTCGGGCAGATCTGGCTGCAGTTCGTCGTGCTCGGCGCGATCCTGGTGGCGTTCGAGTTCTTGGTCGACGGCAGCGTCGGGCTACTCGCCGGCCGCATCGGCGGACTGCTCCGCCGCCGACGTGCAGTACGCCGGGGACTGGACGTCACAGCGGGTGCCATCTTCATCGGCCTGGGCGTACGTCTGGCCGTCGAAAAGTAG
- a CDS encoding N,N-dimethylformamidase beta subunit family domain-containing protein — translation MNNSQFGTGLGPMRTALVRPQGFKAEEHWFYEFPYNDPQLLEIWCYTDNMSYAPGDEVTFYVHTTGSTYDLDIVKDGLHPRTVHCAEALPGRRQETPDDCSVRGCDWQATYAVRIPADWPSGCYLVVVSTTNDRGETRRSEHYFVVRAGASATSTAPMALVLTTSTMNAYNDWGGANSYGGLGQDPAQRIHSPVLSLHRPIARGQLVKPLGAPGPVNSFPHSPTADVRFESYEWAFANGYGYWHASAGWATYERPFVVWAEAQNYEFDYLTQHDLHYRPELLDRYRSLVVVGHDEYWSWQMRDHIDDFVEGGGNLARFAGNFYWQIRLENNGATQVCYKTSAADDPVLGSDQEHLLTSNWDDPRINRPAAATMGLSGSKGIYHRYAGRVPRGAGGFTVYRPDHWAFEGADLYYGDLLGASSGVVGFEVDGVDYVIADGLPHATQADGAPQSLEILALAPAVIDEDATASIGAMFAGRPPGHLQHPHGSGMIATFHRGDGTVFNAGSAEWVRGLTNGDTQIKDVTRTVLDRFASPSAPATRTAGKL, via the coding sequence ATGAACAACTCACAGTTCGGCACCGGGCTCGGCCCGATGCGGACGGCACTGGTGCGGCCCCAGGGATTCAAGGCCGAAGAACACTGGTTCTACGAGTTCCCCTACAACGATCCGCAGTTGCTGGAGATCTGGTGCTATACCGACAACATGTCATACGCCCCTGGCGATGAGGTCACCTTCTACGTTCACACAACCGGATCCACCTATGATCTCGATATCGTCAAGGACGGACTTCACCCGCGGACCGTACACTGCGCCGAGGCGCTGCCCGGCCGCCGCCAGGAAACCCCGGACGACTGCTCCGTTCGCGGTTGCGACTGGCAAGCTACCTACGCAGTGCGGATCCCTGCCGACTGGCCGTCGGGCTGCTATCTCGTAGTGGTCAGTACCACCAACGATCGCGGTGAGACGCGGCGCAGCGAGCACTACTTCGTCGTCCGCGCGGGCGCCTCGGCAACGAGCACGGCGCCTATGGCTCTGGTGCTGACCACCAGCACCATGAATGCGTACAACGATTGGGGTGGCGCCAACTCCTACGGCGGCCTCGGCCAAGACCCTGCTCAGCGAATCCACTCACCGGTGCTGTCCTTGCACCGGCCCATCGCCCGCGGTCAATTGGTCAAGCCGCTCGGTGCGCCAGGACCGGTCAACTCTTTCCCTCACTCGCCCACGGCCGATGTCCGGTTCGAGAGCTATGAGTGGGCTTTTGCCAACGGATACGGCTATTGGCACGCCAGCGCAGGTTGGGCAACTTACGAGCGCCCCTTCGTCGTCTGGGCCGAAGCGCAGAACTACGAGTTCGACTATCTGACCCAGCATGACCTGCACTACCGACCCGAACTGTTGGACCGCTACCGCAGTCTGGTAGTCGTCGGTCACGACGAGTACTGGTCGTGGCAGATGCGCGATCACATCGACGACTTCGTCGAGGGCGGTGGCAACCTGGCCCGGTTCGCAGGCAACTTCTACTGGCAGATCCGGCTCGAGAACAACGGCGCCACCCAAGTCTGTTACAAGACCTCCGCAGCGGACGATCCCGTCCTCGGCAGCGACCAGGAGCACCTGCTCACGTCCAACTGGGACGACCCGCGGATCAATCGTCCCGCGGCAGCCACGATGGGCCTATCAGGGTCGAAGGGCATCTATCACCGCTATGCCGGCAGAGTGCCCAGAGGTGCCGGCGGGTTCACCGTCTATCGTCCTGACCACTGGGCGTTTGAAGGCGCCGACCTGTACTACGGGGACCTGCTCGGCGCCTCGAGCGGCGTGGTCGGCTTCGAAGTCGACGGGGTGGACTACGTGATTGCCGACGGGTTGCCTCACGCTACCCAAGCCGACGGTGCCCCACAGTCCTTGGAAATTCTCGCCTTGGCGCCAGCAGTGATTGACGAAGACGCAACAGCCAGCATCGGCGCCATGTTCGCGGGCCGCCCGCCTGGCCACCTCCAGCACCCACACGGTTCCGGCATGATCGCCACCTTCCATCGGGGGGACGGCACCGTTTTCAACGCCGGATCCGCCGAGTGGGTCCGCGGCCTCACCAACGGTGACACTCAAATCAAGGACGTCACCCGTACCGTCCTGGACCGCTTCGCCAGCCCCTCGGCTCCAGCAACCCGGACGGCTGGCAAATTGTGA